A portion of the Citrobacter rodentium NBRC 105723 = DSM 16636 genome contains these proteins:
- the proP gene encoding glycine betaine/L-proline transporter ProP — MLKRKKVKPITLRDVTIIDDGKLRKAITAASLGNAMEWFDFGVYGFVAYALGKVFFPGADPSVQMIAALATFSVPFLIRPLGGLFFGMLGDKYGRQKILAITIVIMSISTFCIGLIPSYASIGIWAPILLLLCKIAQGFSVGGEYTGASIFVAEYSPDRKRGFMGSWLDFGSIAGFVLGAGVVVLISTVVGEQNFLDWGWRIPFFIALPLGIIGLYLRHALEETPAFQQHVEKLEQGDREGLQDGPKVSFKEIATKHWRSLLACIGLVIATNVTYYMLLTYMPSYLSHNLHYSEDHGVLIIIAIMIGMLFVQPVMGLLSDRFGRRPFVILGSIALFVLAIPAFILINSNVIGLIFAGLLMLAVILNCFTGVMASTLPAMFPTHIRYSALAAAFNISVLIAGLTPTLAAWLVESSRDLMMPAYYLMVIAVIGLITGMTMKETANRPLKGATPAASDIQEAKEILGEHYDNIEQKIDNIDQEIADLQEKRSRLVQQHPRIDE; from the coding sequence ATGCTGAAAAGGAAAAAAGTAAAACCGATTACGCTTCGCGACGTCACCATTATTGACGATGGTAAACTGCGCAAAGCCATTACCGCCGCTTCGCTGGGTAACGCGATGGAGTGGTTCGATTTTGGCGTCTACGGCTTCGTTGCCTACGCATTAGGTAAAGTCTTCTTCCCGGGGGCAGACCCCAGCGTGCAGATGATTGCCGCACTTGCCACCTTCTCCGTTCCCTTTCTGATTCGCCCGCTCGGTGGTTTGTTCTTCGGTATGCTCGGCGACAAATATGGTCGTCAGAAGATTCTGGCTATCACCATTGTCATTATGTCGATCAGTACGTTTTGTATCGGTCTGATCCCCTCCTATGCCTCGATAGGCATCTGGGCGCCGATCCTGCTGCTGCTGTGTAAGATAGCGCAGGGCTTTTCGGTGGGCGGCGAGTACACCGGCGCGTCGATCTTTGTCGCCGAGTATTCGCCTGACCGTAAGCGCGGCTTTATGGGCAGCTGGCTGGACTTTGGCTCGATTGCCGGGTTTGTGCTGGGCGCGGGCGTGGTGGTGCTGATCTCCACGGTCGTCGGCGAACAGAACTTCCTTGACTGGGGCTGGCGTATTCCGTTCTTTATCGCCCTGCCGTTAGGGATTATCGGGCTTTACCTGCGCCATGCGCTGGAAGAGACTCCGGCGTTCCAGCAGCATGTCGAAAAACTGGAACAGGGCGACCGCGAAGGGCTACAGGACGGGCCGAAAGTCTCCTTTAAAGAGATTGCGACGAAGCACTGGCGCAGCCTGCTGGCCTGTATCGGCCTGGTGATCGCCACCAACGTCACCTACTACATGCTGTTGACCTATATGCCGAGTTATCTGTCGCATAACCTGCACTACTCGGAAGATCACGGCGTGCTGATTATTATCGCCATTATGATCGGGATGCTGTTTGTCCAGCCGGTGATGGGGCTGCTGAGCGACCGCTTTGGCCGTCGACCGTTTGTGATTTTAGGCAGTATCGCGCTGTTTGTGCTGGCGATCCCGGCCTTTATCCTGATTAACAGCAACGTTATCGGCCTGATTTTCGCCGGTCTGCTGATGCTGGCGGTGATCCTGAACTGCTTCACCGGGGTTATGGCCTCCACGCTGCCGGCGATGTTCCCGACGCACATTCGTTACAGCGCGCTGGCGGCGGCATTTAATATCTCGGTGCTGATCGCCGGTCTGACGCCGACGCTGGCCGCCTGGCTGGTGGAAAGCTCGCGGGATCTGATGATGCCCGCCTATTACCTGATGGTGATTGCGGTGATTGGTCTTATTACCGGTATGACCATGAAAGAGACGGCGAACCGTCCGCTGAAAGGGGCGACGCCTGCCGCTTCCGATATTCAGGAAGCCAAAGAAATTCTTGGCGAGCACTACGATAACATCGAGCAGAAGATCGACAATATCGATCAGGAAATTGCCGACCTCCAGGAGAAGCGTTCGCGTCTGGTTCAGCAGCATCCGCGCATTGATGAGTAG
- the basR gene encoding two-component system response regulator BasR, translated as MKILIVEDDTLLLQGLILAAQTEGYACDGVSTARAAEQCLESGHYSLVVLDLGLPDEDGLHFLARIRQKKYTLPVLILTARDTLTDKISGLDVGADDYLVKPFALEELHARIRALLRRHHNQGESELTVGDLTLNMGRRQVWKAGEELVLTPKEYALLSRLMLKAGSPVHREILYNDIYNWDNEPSTNTLEVHIHNLRDKVGKSRIRTVRGFGYMLVATATEES; from the coding sequence ATGAAAATATTGATTGTGGAAGACGATACGCTGTTGTTGCAGGGACTGATCCTGGCGGCGCAAACGGAAGGGTACGCCTGCGACGGCGTCTCTACCGCCCGCGCGGCGGAGCAATGTCTGGAGAGCGGCCACTACAGTCTGGTGGTGCTGGACCTCGGCCTGCCGGATGAAGACGGCCTGCACTTCCTGGCGCGTATCCGGCAGAAAAAATATACCCTGCCGGTGCTGATCCTGACCGCCCGCGACACCCTTACCGACAAAATTTCCGGGCTGGACGTCGGCGCCGACGACTATCTGGTAAAACCCTTCGCGCTGGAGGAGCTGCACGCCCGCATCCGCGCGCTGCTGCGCCGCCATCATAATCAGGGCGAAAGCGAACTGACGGTCGGCGATTTGACCCTCAATATGGGACGTCGGCAGGTGTGGAAAGCGGGTGAAGAGCTGGTGCTCACGCCAAAAGAGTACGCCCTGCTCTCAAGGCTGATGCTGAAGGCCGGTAGCCCGGTGCATCGGGAAATTCTCTATAACGACATTTATAACTGGGACAACGAACCTTCCACCAACACCCTGGAAGTGCATATTCATAATCTGCGCGACAAGGTCGGCAAGTCGCGTATTCGCACCGTGCGCGGCTTTGGCTATATGCTGGTGGCGACCGCAACGGAGGAAAGCTAA
- the pmrR gene encoding LpxT activity modulator PmrR, producing MKKRICESLTTIFSVLVVSSFLYIWVTTY from the coding sequence ATGAAAAAACGTATCTGTGAAAGTCTGACAACAATATTCAGCGTTCTGGTGGTCAGCAGCTTCCTGTACATCTGGGTGACCACCTACTAA
- the pmrB gene encoding two-component system sensor histidine kinase PmrB: MKLTRFLHRPMTLRQRLMLTIGLILLVFQLISTFWLWHESTEQIQLFEQALRDNRNNDRHIMHEIREAVASLIVPGVFMVSLTLLICYQAVRRITRPLATLQKELETRTADNLTPVDIRSSTLEIEAVVSALNQLVHRLTTTLENERLFTADVAHELRTPLAGVRLHLELLSKAHNIDVAPLVARLDQMMDSVSQLLQLARVGQSFSSGNYQQVRLLEDVILPSRDELSAMLRQREQTLLLPQACDEVMVKGDATLLRMLLRNLVENAHRYSPQGTTISITLCAEKQAVMGVEDQGPGIDESKCGELSKAFVRMDSRFGGIGLGLSIVSRITQLHRGQFFLQNRADATGTRASVVLEKV, from the coding sequence TTGAAGCTGACGCGTTTTCTGCACCGCCCCATGACCCTGCGCCAGAGGCTGATGTTGACTATCGGCCTGATTCTGCTGGTTTTCCAGCTTATCAGCACCTTCTGGCTCTGGCACGAAAGCACCGAACAGATTCAGCTTTTTGAACAGGCGCTGCGGGATAACCGTAACAACGACCGCCACATTATGCATGAAATCCGCGAGGCGGTCGCCAGCCTGATTGTCCCCGGCGTGTTTATGGTCAGCCTGACGCTGCTGATTTGTTATCAGGCGGTGCGGCGCATTACCCGTCCGCTCGCCACTCTGCAAAAGGAGCTGGAGACCCGCACGGCGGATAACCTGACGCCTGTCGACATCCGTAGCTCAACACTCGAAATAGAAGCGGTGGTTTCCGCGCTCAATCAGCTGGTGCACCGGCTGACCACGACCCTCGAAAACGAACGGCTGTTTACCGCCGACGTGGCGCACGAACTGCGCACGCCGCTGGCCGGGGTGCGCCTGCACCTGGAACTGCTGTCAAAGGCGCACAATATCGACGTCGCGCCGCTGGTGGCGCGGCTGGACCAGATGATGGACAGCGTCTCGCAGCTGTTGCAGCTCGCCCGCGTCGGCCAGTCATTCTCATCGGGAAATTATCAGCAGGTCCGGCTGCTGGAGGATGTGATTCTGCCCTCCCGGGATGAGCTGAGCGCGATGCTCAGGCAGCGCGAGCAGACGTTGCTGCTGCCGCAAGCGTGCGATGAAGTAATGGTCAAAGGTGACGCCACGCTGTTGCGTATGCTGCTGCGCAATCTGGTGGAAAACGCCCACCGCTACAGCCCGCAGGGGACGACGATAAGTATCACGTTATGCGCAGAGAAGCAGGCGGTGATGGGAGTTGAGGATCAGGGGCCGGGGATTGATGAGAGCAAGTGCGGCGAATTAAGCAAAGCCTTTGTGCGCATGGACAGCCGTTTTGGCGGCATCGGGCTGGGATTAAGCATTGTCAGCCGCATCACGCAGCTGCATCGCGGACAGTTCTTTCTGCAAAACCGCGCCGACGCCACGGGCACCCGCGCGTCGGTGGTGCTGGAGAAGGTTTAG